From the Acidovorax carolinensis genome, one window contains:
- the proX gene encoding glycine betaine/L-proline ABC transporter substrate-binding protein ProX encodes MPHRPLFAHAALATSLLTIGLGGAAHAQNLPGEGVSVQPLKSSLAEEAFQTLLVARALEKLGYDVQPMKDLEPATEHLAIANGDATFMATHWNLLHADFYKNSGGDTKLYRKGVYSGNAAQGYLIDRKTAARYQITNLAQLKGPQLAKLFDTDGDGKADLTGCNPGWGCELAIERHLKAYQLDSAITHRQGSYAALIADTIARFKQGQPVLYYTWTPYWVSAVLRPGTDVVWLEVPDSPTTAAQDDTRLPNGKNYGFKVNQQHIVANKAFADQNPVAARLFEVMQLPVADINAQNLRMSRGENKASDVARHTDGWIRAHQKTFDGWITQALAAAQ; translated from the coding sequence ATGCCACACCGCCCACTTTTCGCCCACGCCGCCCTCGCCACCAGCCTGCTGACCATAGGCCTGGGGGGTGCCGCCCATGCACAAAACCTGCCCGGCGAGGGCGTAAGCGTGCAGCCGCTCAAGAGCTCGCTCGCTGAAGAGGCCTTCCAGACCCTGCTGGTTGCGCGCGCCCTGGAAAAACTGGGCTACGACGTGCAGCCCATGAAAGACCTGGAGCCCGCCACCGAGCACCTGGCCATTGCCAACGGCGACGCCACCTTCATGGCCACCCACTGGAACCTGCTGCACGCCGATTTCTACAAGAACAGCGGCGGCGACACCAAGCTTTACCGCAAGGGCGTGTACTCCGGCAACGCCGCCCAGGGCTACCTGATCGACAGGAAGACCGCCGCGCGCTACCAGATCACCAACCTCGCCCAGCTCAAAGGCCCCCAGCTGGCCAAGCTGTTTGATACCGACGGCGACGGCAAGGCCGACCTGACCGGCTGCAACCCCGGCTGGGGCTGCGAGCTGGCCATCGAACGCCACCTCAAGGCCTATCAGCTGGATAGCGCCATCACGCACAGGCAGGGCAGCTATGCCGCGCTGATTGCCGACACCATTGCCCGTTTCAAGCAAGGCCAGCCCGTCCTTTATTACACCTGGACGCCCTACTGGGTCAGCGCCGTGCTGCGCCCGGGCACCGATGTGGTCTGGCTGGAGGTGCCCGATTCACCCACCACCGCAGCGCAGGACGACACCCGCCTGCCCAATGGCAAGAACTACGGCTTCAAGGTGAACCAGCAGCACATCGTGGCCAACAAGGCTTTTGCCGACCAGAACCCGGTGGCCGCCCGGCTGTTTGAGGTGATGCAGCTGCCGGTGGCTGACATCAACGCCCAGAACCTGCGCATGAGCCGCGGCGAAAACAAGGCCAGCGATGTGGCACGCCACACCGACGGCTGGATCAGGGCGCACCAGAAGACTTTTGACGGCTGGATTACCCAGGCGCTTGCCGCAGCGCAATAA
- the proV gene encoding glycine betaine/L-proline ABC transporter ATP-binding protein ProV, with protein sequence MAKKITIDHVFKVFGEAPHKALELVRQGFSKQQILERTGNSIGVFDATFTIEAGEIFVVMGLSGSGKSTLVRMLNLLIEPTAGRILVDGTDISSLTSGQLRALRRKDISMVFQSFALMPHMNVLDNTALGLELAGVGRAERQTQAALALEQVGLASWGASYPDELSGGMQQRVGLARALASDPSILLMDEAFSALDPIIRTEMQSELLRLQQVRRRTIVFISHDLDEAMRIGDRIAIMKDGQVVQVGTPDEILRNPANDYVRSFVRGVDAAAVFKAGDIARERFTVVSEHNDRGSRAALKQLEDQDRDFAYVVSPTQRYLGTVSADSLRTALDGHVGPLGLQHAFLPDVEPIAADAAVADLFGQVAQAPCAVPVVGPAGHFQGAISKTTLLKFLDRDTPPVPPSAPSVENLAQERILA encoded by the coding sequence GTGGCCAAGAAAATCACCATCGACCATGTGTTCAAAGTCTTCGGCGAAGCACCTCACAAGGCTCTGGAACTCGTACGCCAGGGCTTCAGCAAGCAGCAGATTCTGGAGCGCACCGGCAACTCGATCGGCGTGTTCGACGCCACTTTCACCATCGAAGCAGGCGAAATCTTCGTGGTCATGGGCCTGTCGGGATCCGGCAAATCCACGTTGGTGCGCATGCTCAACCTGCTGATCGAGCCCACCGCGGGCCGCATTCTGGTGGACGGCACCGACATCAGCAGCCTGACCAGCGGGCAATTGCGCGCCCTGCGGCGCAAGGACATCAGCATGGTGTTCCAGTCTTTCGCACTGATGCCGCACATGAACGTGCTCGACAACACCGCGCTGGGGCTGGAGCTGGCGGGCGTGGGCCGGGCCGAGCGCCAGACGCAGGCCGCACTGGCGCTGGAGCAGGTGGGCCTGGCCAGCTGGGGCGCCAGCTATCCTGACGAGCTTTCGGGCGGCATGCAGCAGCGCGTGGGCCTGGCGCGCGCGCTGGCGTCCGATCCGTCCATCCTGCTCATGGACGAGGCGTTCTCCGCGCTCGACCCCATCATCCGCACCGAGATGCAAAGCGAGCTGCTGCGCCTGCAGCAGGTGCGGCGACGCACCATCGTCTTCATCTCGCACGACCTGGACGAGGCGATGCGCATTGGCGACCGCATCGCCATCATGAAAGACGGCCAGGTGGTGCAGGTGGGAACGCCCGACGAAATTTTGCGCAACCCGGCCAATGACTATGTGCGCAGCTTCGTGCGCGGCGTGGATGCCGCCGCCGTGTTCAAGGCCGGCGACATTGCGCGCGAGCGCTTCACGGTGGTGTCCGAGCACAACGACCGCGGCTCGCGCGCCGCGCTCAAGCAGCTTGAAGACCAGGACCGCGACTTTGCCTATGTGGTCAGCCCCACGCAGCGCTACCTGGGCACCGTGTCGGCCGATTCGCTGCGCACCGCGCTCGACGGCCATGTGGGGCCGCTGGGCCTGCAACACGCATTTTTGCCCGACGTGGAACCCATTGCCGCCGACGCGGCCGTTGCCGACCTGTTCGGCCAAGTGGCGCAGGCGCCCTGCGCCGTGCCGGTGGTAGGGCCTGCAGGGCACTTTCAGGGTGCCATCAGCAAAACCACCTTGCTGAAATTTCTGGACCGCGACACACCACCGGTTCCTCCCTCGGCGCCGTCCGTGGAAAACCTCGCACAAGAAAGGATCCTCGCATGA
- a CDS encoding TIGR00645 family protein, whose product MSTPTPKAPSPLRPLPALIFASRWLQLPLYLGLIAAQAVYVWHFLLELSHLVEAVFGSQTALQALVTSIGYKPEVQITSLNETVIMLVVLALIDVVMISNLLIMVIVGGYETFVSRLGLDDHPDQPEWLGHVNASVLKVKLGLSIIGISSIHLLKTFINAANYDVKVLMWQTIIHVVFLTSALAIAYTDKLLNSGHDKH is encoded by the coding sequence ATGTCCACCCCAACGCCCAAAGCCCCGTCTCCCCTGCGTCCCCTGCCCGCGCTGATATTTGCCAGCCGCTGGCTCCAGTTGCCGCTTTATCTCGGGCTGATTGCGGCGCAGGCCGTGTATGTGTGGCATTTTCTGCTGGAACTGTCGCACCTGGTCGAAGCCGTTTTTGGCAGCCAGACGGCGCTGCAGGCGCTGGTGACGAGCATCGGCTACAAGCCCGAGGTGCAGATCACCTCGCTGAACGAAACCGTGATCATGCTGGTCGTGCTGGCACTGATCGACGTGGTGATGATCTCCAACCTGCTCATCATGGTGATCGTGGGCGGCTATGAAACCTTTGTAAGCCGGCTGGGCCTGGACGACCACCCCGACCAGCCCGAGTGGCTGGGCCATGTGAATGCGTCGGTTCTGAAGGTGAAACTGGGCCTGTCGATCATCGGCATCAGTTCCATCCACCTGCTCAAGACCTTCATCAACGCCGCCAATTACGACGTGAAGGTGCTGATGTGGCAGACCATCATCCATGTGGTCTTCCTCACCAGCGCATTGGCCATCGCCTACACCGACAAGCTGCTCAACAGCGGCCACGACAAGCATTGA
- the acs gene encoding acetate--CoA ligase, protein MSSPNSSIESVLVENRVFPPSDAVVKAARISGMAGYEALCAEADKDFEGFWARLARENLQWTKPFTRTLDESNAPFFQWFADGELNASANCLDRHIGTATENKTAIIFEADDGAVTRITYKELLARVSQFANALKAHGVEKGDRVLIYMPMTIEGVIAMQACARIGATHSVVFGGFSAKAVHERVIDAGAVAIITANYQMRGGKELPLKAIIDEALATGGCDTVRNVFVYERTPTACNMVEGRDKTFAQALAGQSTDCPPVAVGAEHPLFILYTSGSTGKPKGVQHSTGGYLLWAKLTMDWTFDLRPDDIFWCTADIGWITGHTYVTYGPLAAGATQIIFEGIPTFPNAGRFWQMIERHKCSIFYTAPTAIRSLIKAAEGDAAVHPARSDLSSLRILGSVGEPINPEAWMWYYKHVGGERCPIVDTFWQTETGGHVITPLPGATPLVPGSCTLPLPGITAAIVDETGNDVANGAGGILVIKRPWPSMIRTIWNDPERFKKSYFPEELKGYYLAGDGAVRSADRGYFRITGRIDDVLNVSGHRMGTMEIESALVSKTDLVAEAAVVGRPDDLTGEAICAFVVLKRSRPTGEEAKQIANELRNWVAKEIGPIAKPKDIRFGDNLPKTRSGKIMRRLLRSIAKGEAITQDTSTLENPAILDQLSQTN, encoded by the coding sequence ATGAGTTCGCCCAATTCCTCTATCGAGTCCGTGCTGGTTGAAAACCGCGTGTTCCCGCCCTCGGATGCAGTGGTCAAAGCCGCCCGCATTTCGGGCATGGCCGGTTACGAAGCGCTGTGTGCCGAGGCCGACAAGGATTTCGAAGGCTTCTGGGCCCGCCTGGCGCGTGAGAACCTGCAGTGGACCAAGCCCTTCACCCGCACCCTGGATGAATCGAATGCGCCGTTCTTCCAGTGGTTTGCCGATGGCGAACTCAACGCATCGGCCAATTGCCTGGACCGCCACATCGGCACCGCCACCGAAAACAAGACGGCCATCATTTTCGAGGCCGACGATGGCGCCGTGACCCGCATCACCTACAAGGAACTGCTGGCCCGCGTGAGCCAGTTTGCCAACGCCCTCAAGGCCCATGGGGTGGAAAAGGGCGACCGCGTGCTGATCTACATGCCCATGACGATCGAGGGCGTCATCGCCATGCAGGCCTGTGCGCGCATTGGCGCCACGCACAGCGTGGTGTTTGGCGGCTTCAGTGCCAAGGCGGTGCACGAGCGCGTCATCGATGCGGGTGCCGTGGCCATCATCACGGCCAACTACCAGATGCGCGGCGGCAAGGAGCTGCCGCTCAAGGCCATCATCGACGAAGCGCTGGCCACAGGCGGCTGCGACACCGTGCGCAACGTGTTTGTGTACGAGCGCACGCCCACCGCATGCAACATGGTCGAGGGCCGCGACAAGACCTTCGCCCAGGCACTGGCCGGCCAGAGCACCGACTGCCCGCCCGTGGCCGTGGGCGCCGAGCACCCGCTGTTCATCCTCTACACCTCGGGCTCCACCGGCAAACCCAAGGGCGTGCAGCACAGCACGGGCGGCTACCTGCTGTGGGCCAAGCTCACCATGGACTGGACGTTCGACCTGCGTCCCGACGACATCTTCTGGTGCACGGCCGATATCGGCTGGATCACGGGCCACACCTATGTGACCTACGGCCCGCTGGCCGCTGGCGCCACGCAGATCATCTTTGAAGGCATTCCCACGTTCCCGAATGCCGGGCGCTTCTGGCAGATGATCGAGCGCCACAAGTGCTCCATTTTCTACACCGCCCCCACGGCCATCCGCTCGCTCATCAAGGCGGCCGAGGGCGATGCGGCAGTGCACCCCGCACGCTCCGATCTGTCGAGCCTGCGCATCCTGGGCAGCGTGGGTGAGCCCATCAACCCCGAAGCCTGGATGTGGTACTACAAACATGTGGGTGGCGAGCGTTGCCCCATCGTGGACACCTTCTGGCAAACCGAAACCGGTGGCCATGTCATCACGCCGCTGCCCGGCGCCACGCCGCTGGTACCCGGCAGCTGCACGCTGCCGCTGCCCGGCATCACCGCTGCCATCGTGGACGAAACGGGCAACGACGTGGCCAATGGCGCGGGCGGCATCCTGGTCATCAAGCGCCCCTGGCCCAGCATGATCCGCACGATCTGGAATGACCCCGAGCGCTTCAAGAAGAGCTACTTCCCCGAAGAACTCAAGGGCTACTACTTGGCCGGCGATGGCGCCGTGCGCAGCGCCGACCGCGGCTACTTCCGCATCACCGGCCGCATCGACGACGTGCTCAACGTCTCTGGCCACCGCATGGGCACGATGGAAATCGAATCGGCCCTGGTCTCCAAGACCGATCTGGTGGCCGAGGCCGCCGTGGTGGGGCGCCCGGATGATTTGACCGGTGAGGCCATCTGCGCCTTCGTCGTGCTCAAGCGTTCGCGCCCCACGGGCGAGGAAGCCAAGCAGATCGCCAACGAGCTGCGCAACTGGGTGGCCAAGGAGATTGGGCCCATTGCCAAGCCCAAGGACATCCGCTTTGGTGACAACCTGCCCAAGACCCGCAGCGGCAAGATCATGCGGCGCCTGCTGCGCAGCATTGCCAAGGGTGAAGCCATCACCCAGGACACCAGTACGCTGGAAAACCCCGCAATTCTGGACCAGTTGTCGCAAACCAACTGA
- a CDS encoding c-type cytochrome produces MKRTLITLAMTLSVAAPAMADLALATSKNCMACHAVDKKMVGPSYKDVAAKYAGQKDAVDKLAAKIIKGGSGVWGPVPMPANAQVSEADSKKLAAWVLTQN; encoded by the coding sequence ATGAAGCGCACCCTGATCACTCTTGCCATGACATTGTCGGTCGCAGCTCCCGCAATGGCTGACTTGGCCTTGGCAACATCGAAAAACTGCATGGCCTGCCATGCAGTGGACAAGAAAATGGTTGGCCCGTCTTACAAGGATGTGGCTGCCAAGTACGCCGGACAAAAAGACGCGGTGGACAAGCTGGCCGCCAAGATCATCAAGGGTGGTTCTGGCGTGTGGGGTCCTGTTCCCATGCCGGCCAATGCCCAGGTTTCTGAAGCCGACAGCAAGAAGCTGGCTGCCTGGGTTCTGACGCAGAACTAA
- a CDS encoding TIGR04438 family Trp-rich protein — MYLLVLGLVLSLLKYLEVGPVAAWSWWWVLSPFAITALWWAWADATGYTKRKAMEKMDQRKQDRINKHKEALGIQPRKPR; from the coding sequence ATGTATTTGTTGGTCCTCGGTCTCGTCCTGTCATTGCTGAAATACCTTGAAGTCGGACCGGTTGCCGCGTGGTCGTGGTGGTGGGTGTTGTCGCCGTTTGCCATCACGGCCCTGTGGTGGGCATGGGCCGACGCCACGGGTTACACCAAGCGCAAGGCCATGGAAAAGATGGACCAGCGCAAGCAGGACCGCATCAACAAGCACAAGGAAGCCCTGGGCATTCAGCCACGCAAGCCGCGTTGA
- the ilvD gene encoding dihydroxy-acid dehydratase gives MPVYRSKTSTAGRNMAGARSLWRATGMKDDDFQKPIIAVVNSFTQFVPGHVHLKDLGQLVAREIEAAGGVAKEFNTIAVDDGIAMGHDGMLYSLPSRDIIADSVEYMVNAHCADAMVCISNCDKITPGMLMAAMRLNIPVVFVSGGPMEAGKVNKTDPTTHAVTFKKLDLIDAMVMAADDKVSDADVAEIERSACPTCGSCSGMFTANSMNCLTEALGLSLPGNGTVVATHADREQLFKRAGRLVVELCKRYYEQEDSRVLPRSMGFKAFENAMTLDIAMGGSTNTILHILAIAQEAEIDFTMADIDRLSRVVPQLCKVAPNTDKYHIEDVHRAGGIMAILGELDRAGKLHTDTPTVHAKTMKDALDEWDIARNPSDAVKTFYMAGPGGVPTQVAFSQNARWPSLDLDRAKGCIRSGDHAFSQEGGLAVLRGNIALDGCVVKTAGVDDSLLVFEGTAHVTESQDEAVANILADKVKAGDVVIVRYEGPKGGPGMQEMLYPTSYIKSKGLGKACALLTDGRFSGGTSGLSIGHASPEAAAGGAIGLVKNGDRIRIDIPNRSINVLVSDEELARRRAEQDKLGWKPAQPRPRKVSAALKAYAKLVMSADKGAVRDLSLLD, from the coding sequence ATGCCTGTTTACCGCTCCAAAACCTCTACCGCCGGTCGCAACATGGCAGGTGCGCGCTCGCTCTGGCGTGCCACCGGCATGAAGGACGACGATTTTCAAAAGCCCATTATTGCGGTGGTCAACTCGTTCACCCAGTTCGTGCCCGGCCATGTGCACCTGAAAGACCTGGGCCAGTTGGTGGCACGCGAGATTGAAGCGGCGGGCGGTGTCGCCAAAGAGTTCAACACCATTGCCGTGGACGATGGCATCGCCATGGGCCACGACGGCATGCTGTATTCGCTGCCCAGCCGCGACATCATTGCCGACTCGGTGGAATACATGGTCAATGCGCACTGCGCTGACGCCATGGTCTGCATCTCGAATTGCGACAAGATCACGCCCGGCATGTTGATGGCCGCCATGCGCCTGAACATCCCCGTGGTGTTTGTCTCTGGCGGCCCCATGGAGGCCGGCAAGGTCAACAAGACCGACCCCACCACCCACGCCGTCACCTTCAAGAAGCTCGACCTGATCGACGCCATGGTGATGGCGGCGGATGACAAGGTGTCGGACGCCGACGTGGCCGAGATCGAGCGCTCTGCGTGCCCCACCTGTGGCTCGTGCTCGGGCATGTTTACCGCCAATTCGATGAACTGCCTGACCGAGGCGCTGGGCCTTTCGCTGCCGGGCAACGGTACCGTGGTGGCGACGCACGCCGACCGTGAGCAGCTCTTCAAACGCGCCGGCCGCCTGGTGGTGGAGCTGTGCAAACGGTATTACGAACAGGAAGACAGCCGCGTGTTGCCACGCTCCATGGGCTTCAAGGCGTTCGAAAACGCCATGACGCTGGACATTGCCATGGGCGGCTCGACCAACACCATCCTGCACATCCTGGCGATTGCGCAAGAGGCTGAAATCGATTTCACGATGGCCGACATCGACCGCTTGTCGCGCGTTGTGCCGCAGCTGTGCAAAGTGGCGCCCAACACGGACAAGTACCACATCGAAGACGTGCACCGCGCGGGCGGCATCATGGCCATCCTGGGTGAGCTGGACCGTGCCGGAAAGCTGCATACCGACACGCCCACCGTGCACGCCAAAACCATGAAGGATGCGCTGGACGAATGGGATATTGCCCGCAACCCGTCGGATGCGGTCAAGACCTTCTACATGGCTGGCCCCGGCGGCGTCCCTACGCAGGTTGCCTTCAGCCAGAACGCGCGCTGGCCCAGCCTGGACCTGGACCGCGCCAAGGGCTGCATCCGCTCGGGCGACCACGCCTTCTCGCAAGAGGGGGGGCTGGCCGTGCTGCGCGGCAACATCGCGCTGGACGGCTGCGTGGTCAAGACCGCCGGTGTGGACGACTCGCTGCTGGTGTTCGAAGGCACGGCGCATGTAACCGAGTCGCAAGACGAGGCCGTGGCCAATATCCTGGCCGACAAGGTCAAGGCCGGTGACGTGGTCATCGTGCGCTACGAAGGCCCCAAGGGCGGTCCCGGCATGCAGGAAATGCTGTACCCCACCAGCTACATCAAGTCCAAGGGCCTGGGCAAGGCCTGTGCGCTGCTGACCGATGGCCGCTTCTCCGGCGGCACCTCGGGCCTGTCCATCGGCCACGCCTCGCCCGAGGCCGCTGCTGGTGGCGCGATTGGCCTGGTGAAGAACGGCGACCGCATCCGCATCGACATTCCCAACCGGTCCATCAACGTGCTGGTGTCGGATGAAGAGCTGGCCCGCCGCCGCGCCGAGCAGGACAAGCTGGGCTGGAAGCCCGCGCAGCCGCGCCCGCGCAAGGTGTCCGCCGCGCTCAAGGCCTACGCCAAGCTGGTGATGTCGGCCGACAAGGGTGCCGTGCGCGACCTGTCGCTGCTGGACTGA
- the lgt gene encoding prolipoprotein diacylglyceryl transferase: MLTYPHIDPVALQIGPLAVHWYGLTYLAAFGLFMLLGIRRLRHEPFASITGPGAWSRRDVEDILFLGVVGVVVGGRLGYCLFYKPGYYLTHPLEIFAVWQGGMSFHGGLLGVIAAMLWFAHSRKRPWLQVADFVAPCVPTGLAAGRVGNFINGELWGRFASPDLPWGMVFAHSGSMQPRHPSQVYQFLLEGLLLFVLLWLYARRERRQGQVAAAFLVGYGIFRFIAEYFREPDAFLGLLSLGMSMGQWLCLPMIAGGVGLWVWAQRQPVAPRNAPRKST, encoded by the coding sequence ATGCTGACTTACCCGCACATCGATCCCGTTGCCCTGCAAATCGGCCCCTTGGCCGTCCACTGGTACGGCCTCACCTATCTCGCAGCCTTTGGCCTGTTCATGCTGCTGGGCATCCGCCGCCTGCGCCATGAACCCTTTGCATCCATCACCGGGCCGGGCGCCTGGTCGCGCAGGGATGTCGAGGACATTCTTTTTCTGGGCGTGGTCGGTGTGGTGGTTGGGGGACGGCTGGGCTACTGCCTGTTCTACAAACCGGGTTACTACCTCACCCATCCGCTGGAGATCTTTGCCGTGTGGCAGGGCGGGATGAGCTTTCATGGCGGACTGCTGGGCGTGATTGCAGCCATGCTGTGGTTTGCCCATTCGCGCAAGCGCCCCTGGCTGCAGGTGGCCGATTTCGTGGCGCCCTGTGTGCCCACGGGTCTGGCGGCCGGGCGGGTGGGCAATTTCATCAATGGCGAGCTGTGGGGGCGTTTTGCCAGCCCCGATCTGCCCTGGGGCATGGTCTTCGCGCACAGCGGCTCGATGCAGCCGCGCCATCCCTCGCAGGTGTACCAGTTCTTGCTGGAGGGCCTGCTGCTGTTTGTGCTGCTGTGGCTGTATGCCCGCCGTGAGCGCCGCCAGGGCCAGGTGGCGGCGGCGTTCTTGGTGGGCTACGGCATCTTCCGTTTCATTGCTGAGTATTTCCGCGAACCCGATGCCTTTCTGGGGCTGCTCTCGCTGGGTATGAGCATGGGCCAGTGGCTGTGCCTGCCCATGATCGCGGGCGGCGTAGGCCTGTGGGTGTGGGCGCAACGCCAGCCCGTAGCGCCACGGAATGCGCCACGTAAATCCACATGA
- a CDS encoding plasmid replication/partition related protein, with protein MNIVINEDLKAYIDPLTPEEHESLERSLLAEGCRDALVLWGDVLVDGHNRYGICQKHGLQFQTVQNTRFQSMEDVHLWMIDQHLGRRSVSDFQRGVLALRKREIVAERRAAALAAAGPAPTPTKHDETAGNAEPQAPATLELAPAPLNSREAIARAARLSSSQVVMIEKIRKQAAPELVAAVKSGTISLNAAAAVASLPAEEQVAAAIAGKDELKQAAKRVRDAKRKPREETVAPAGDAEPDTVAALQQRVAELTAENAALRQQVAELSARQ; from the coding sequence ATGAACATCGTCATCAACGAAGACCTCAAAGCCTATATCGACCCCCTGACCCCGGAGGAGCATGAATCCCTGGAGCGCAGCCTGCTGGCCGAGGGATGCCGCGACGCCCTGGTGCTGTGGGGCGATGTGCTGGTGGACGGGCACAACCGCTATGGCATCTGCCAAAAGCATGGCCTGCAGTTCCAGACGGTACAGAACACGCGCTTTCAGTCGATGGAAGACGTACACCTGTGGATGATTGACCAGCACCTGGGCCGGCGCAGCGTTTCGGACTTTCAGCGCGGCGTGCTGGCACTGCGCAAACGCGAGATCGTGGCCGAGCGGCGCGCCGCTGCCCTGGCAGCCGCCGGCCCTGCGCCAACGCCCACCAAGCACGACGAAACGGCAGGCAACGCCGAGCCACAGGCCCCCGCTACCCTGGAGCTGGCGCCCGCCCCCCTGAACAGCCGCGAAGCCATTGCCCGGGCTGCGCGATTGAGCAGCAGCCAGGTGGTGATGATCGAGAAAATCCGCAAGCAGGCGGCCCCCGAACTGGTGGCGGCGGTCAAGTCCGGCACCATCTCGCTCAATGCCGCCGCCGCCGTGGCCAGCCTGCCGGCCGAAGAGCAGGTGGCGGCAGCCATCGCCGGCAAGGACGAACTCAAGCAGGCGGCCAAGCGCGTGCGTGACGCCAAGCGAAAGCCGCGCGAAGAAACAGTGGCGCCAGCGGGTGACGCGGAACCTGACACGGTGGCCGCCCTGCAGCAACGCGTGGCCGAGCTGACGGCCGAGAACGCCGCCCTGCGCCAGCAGGTGGCCGAACTCAGCGCGCGGCAGTAA
- a CDS encoding GntR family transcriptional regulator, which yields MRTVPNSLHDEAASRLREQIFAGSLPPGSFLDEAALCERLAISRTPLREALKVLVAEGLLRHEPRRGCFVAEVTERDLDEIFPVIALLEGRAAHEATCRAGDADVAALEVLHLRLQQCAAEGRITDYYVANHAIHEAFITLANNRWLAQVIGDLRKILRLARLQQLHAPGRLQQSLAEHLAVFDALKRRDSDAAESAMRTHLLHQREALRDVARNQQSRLNP from the coding sequence ATGCGCACCGTTCCCAATTCCCTGCACGACGAAGCCGCATCGCGGCTGCGCGAGCAGATTTTTGCGGGATCGTTGCCGCCGGGCAGTTTCCTGGACGAGGCCGCCCTGTGCGAGCGGCTGGCCATATCGCGCACCCCGCTGCGCGAGGCGCTCAAGGTGCTGGTGGCCGAAGGCTTGCTGCGCCACGAGCCGCGCCGCGGCTGCTTTGTGGCCGAGGTCACCGAGCGCGATCTGGACGAAATCTTCCCCGTGATCGCGCTGCTGGAGGGCCGCGCTGCGCATGAGGCCACCTGCCGGGCAGGCGATGCCGATGTGGCGGCGCTGGAGGTGCTGCACCTGCGCCTGCAGCAGTGCGCTGCCGAGGGGCGCATTACCGACTACTACGTGGCCAATCACGCCATCCACGAGGCCTTCATCACGCTGGCGAACAACCGCTGGCTGGCCCAGGTGATCGGTGATTTGCGCAAGATATTGCGCCTGGCCCGCTTGCAGCAGTTGCATGCGCCGGGTCGCCTGCAGCAAAGCCTGGCAGAGCACCTGGCGGTGTTTGACGCCCTCAAGCGCCGCGACAGCGACGCCGCCGAATCGGCCATGCGCACCCATCTGCTGCACCAGCGCGAAGCGCTGCGTGACGTGGCCCGCAATCAGCAATCCAGGTTGAACCCATGA